From a region of the Fusarium verticillioides 7600 chromosome 9, whole genome shotgun sequence genome:
- a CDS encoding hypothetical protein (At least one base has a quality score < 10), whose translation MTSPRFSNTILVPGTSGQSPSVQTLGALDQPRKKRPHRKSRKGCDACKRRKVKCDERVPCTNCLHRNEQCFQPRHISVAIPVVAKAIDPVPWINLMHLELFHHWDKETRPTLAFPQIWPIVMQQAFHEDFVMSAILDTSAMHLSSLCPHETRYKDASEHLMAQSRPSSFARTFSRPAQ comes from the exons ATGACATCCCCGCGCTTTTCCAATACCATCCTCGTTCCAGGAACGAGCGGCCAGTCCCCCTCAGTGCAGACGCTGGGAGCGTTGGATCagccaaggaagaagcgACCCCATCGGAAGAGTCGGAAGGGCTGTGATGCTTGTAAGCggcgcaaggtcaag TGTGATGAGAGAGTACCGTGTACGAATTGTTTGCATCGGAATGAGCAGTGTTTTCAGCCGCGTCATATCTCTGTTGCTATTCCCGTCGTGGCTAAGGCGATTGACCCGGTTCCGTGGATCAACCTCATGCATCTTGAGCTGTTTCATCACTGGGATAAAGAAACACGACCGACCCTTGCATTTCCGCAGATCTGGCCGATTGTCATGCAGCAAGCCTTCCAT GAAGACTTTGTCATGTCGGCCATCCTCGATACTTCAGCAATGCACCTGTCTTCACTGTGCCCCCACGAGACTAGATACAAAGATGCTTCAGAGCATCTGATGGCCCAAAGCCGTCCAAGTAGTTTCGCAAGAACCTTCTCCCGTCCCGCTCAATAA